The Schistosoma haematobium chromosome 7, whole genome shotgun sequence genome contains a region encoding:
- a CDS encoding hypothetical protein (EggNog:ENOG410V4DW~COG:K), with translation MFSRVPLADDFNHLALCARATLSHQAEKKIHSILNCGQLSFRSNLGNSKDEIMHIQQIVTSNNGNINPSIIPTNSGNNTITATTTTSNNNVQSNRCVTVRHSTNSNERVKRHHCTDCSKSFHRASDLVKHRRTHTGEKPFACMQCGRAFADSSSLSAHKRIHTGERPYHCCDCGKSFSVSSSLVKHRRIHTGERPYRCEFCGRSFSDNSSYSAHKKRSQRCTPITSSNNNNTFSLVGNVGDCEKTKCEGCAFLDPHTQAVIHPAAAAAAAAVSVEHFLTNSNIGMSKINGGEFCPTSLNLTFPNPPNTNTMPATALT, from the coding sequence TCTCGCACTTTGTGCTCGTGCAACTTTATCTCACCAGGCTGAAAAAAAGATTCACTCAATTCTGAATTGTGGACAACTTTCATTCAGGAGTAATTTGGGTAACTCTAAGGATGAAATTATGCATATACAGCAAATTGTTACCAGTAATAATGGAAATATTAATCCTAGTATAATACCTACTAATAGTGGAAATAATACcattactgctactactactacttccaACAATAATGTCCAATCAAATCGATGTGTAACTGTACGTCATTCAACTAATTCTAATGAACGTGTAAAACGACATCATTGTACAGATTGTTCAAAATCGTTTCATCGTGCCAGTGATCTAGTTAAACATCGTCGTACTCATACAGGTGAAAAACCATTTGCTTGTATGCAATGTGGTCGAGCGTTTGCCGATTCAAGTAGTTTATCTGCGCATAAACGAATACACACTGGAGAACGTCCATATCATTGTTGTGATTGTGGCAAAAGTTTTTCCGTATCAAGTAGTCTGGTAAAACATAGACGAATACATACCGGTGAAAGACCGTATCGTTGTGAATTTTGCGGCAGATCATTTTCCGATAACAGTAGTTATAGCGCACATAAAAAACGTAGTCAGCGGTGTACACCTATTACCAGTAGTAATAACAACAATACATTTAGTCTTGTTGGTAATGTAGGAGATTGTGAAAAAACAAAGTGTGAGGGTTGTGCTTTTCTCGATCCACATACACAAGCAGTTATACATCCTGCAGCGGCGGCAGCAGCTGCCGCTGTATCTGTTGAACACTTTTTAACGAATTCAAATATTGGTATGTCTAAAATAAATGGTGGTGAATTTTGTCCAACTTCTTTAAATTTAACATTTCCTAATCCACCAAATACAAATACTATGCCAGCTACAGCATTAACATGA